Part of the Candidatus Thermoplasmatota archaeon genome is shown below.
TATTTAAATTTTATTATATATTACTATATAAAAATTTACTTTAGAGCTACCCTAGAAAATTAGACGCTGGGGAGGAGATTTGAACTCCTGCGGCGACAAACGCCAATAGCTCTCGAGGCTATCGCTTTAAACCAGGCTTAGCTACCCCAGCAAACAACTTATTATCGTGAAAAGTTTAATCAAAGACTTTTTTATATGGGTATCGATTCAATTGAAGATAAAAGTTAGGATACCAAAAACAAATAATGTAAGAGAAATCCAAATAAAAAAAGGATCTACTGTTGCAGATTTACTAAAAAACCTCAATATTAAACCAGATACAGTTATAGCAATGAGCAAAAACATGCCTATCCCAGTTGATGATACCTTAAACGAAAATCAAGAAATTACAATTATTCATGTTTCATCAGGAGGATAAAAAAGGTTTTTTGCTCCCG
Proteins encoded:
- a CDS encoding MoaD/ThiS family protein, translated to MKIKVRIPKTNNVREIQIKKGSTVADLLKNLNIKPDTVIAMSKNMPIPVDDTLNENQEITIIHVSSGG